From the genome of Cololabis saira isolate AMF1-May2022 chromosome 1, fColSai1.1, whole genome shotgun sequence:
atgtaaatGGCGGTAAATTGTTTTCACTGCCACCTGGTGGTCAGTTTTCACCAGTGTGGTTTAGTGGAGGTGCAAAGGTAGAAAGGGGAGGGGATGATTCTGCTGCGTAATCTCCACACCTGCTGCATCTCAGCTGTTGTCTCCCGTGGGTCGGTTTGGCGTCGTGCTGCtccgtttcttttgtttgttttatgacCTTTATTCAAGTAAGTGTGAATTTGATGGCGGGTCTTAATTAAAATGGTACTTATTTTAtgggttttctttctttgacaTTAATctgggttttttgttgtttattttcaagTTTGATTGTCGGGATGGTTCCCTGAAGGCATCAATCACTGACACGTTCCAAACAAGCACCCTTGGTAGTGGAACGAGGTATTTGTATTTTAAATCTTTCGGATGTTCTGTTTAATTAAAGGATGCTGCTTTTGCTATTTTTCTAATATTAATAAATTTAGAATTTTAATAGTGGTCATTGATTGCGTTCtaataaatgtatcttttataTTTGTGTTCACGGATGGCATCATGGAAtgtgatgtatgtatgtatgtgatgTTTAATTGTGGAATGTTTGTTAATTTACATTAAtcccccctttttccttttttttttgtatcttcCCGTCAGTTTTCATGGTGCCCGGTATGGAAATAAAATTTGAGCACCCGTACGAATCTCTCCGCCTTTTTATTGGAACCAAGGGtccgctatatatatatatatatatatatatatatatatatatatatatatatatagctataGCATATAAATAGCATTTTTGTGAAATTATTTACTTTCTCTATAAAGGAAAATGTGTTCACTGGTGTTGCTTCAGAAACTTAGAAGTGaccttttaaaatataaaagtcTGTCTGTTAATCTAATGTGGAAGTACGTAAtagctctttttttaaataggaactgataaaaggaaattattaaatatataactACCGATTTTTCAGCAGATGGCTCTAACACACTGAACAACAACATCCATTAAGGTGGAGAAAACCCGTCCCTGTTCTCTAACACATCCTCCACAAAAAGTACACATTCTTTTTTCCTTACCAGTTTACACACTATAACTGCTACCCAGCTACTGGGGGTTGGTTTATAGTGATTGgagtaaataaattaataaataaaatggataaataaattaactaacTTACACAACCGGGACAGAGAGacagcagggggcggggctccggACTAGGCGGGAGTTTTGAAAAGATTCTATCCAATAAACGGCGCACATTGAGGCGCGAGCTCGCTCCCGGGGAGGGGCGGGGCTGCAGAGCAGAATCCACCAATCAGGAGCGGAGGTCTGGACCGCGTCACCGAGTCACACACTTTAAGAGCAGCGAGTCTCGCTTCTCCCAGCATTATCGTCCTGATCTAGAACCAGTCGCCATGGCCAGAACCAAGCAGACCGCTCGTAAGTCCACCGGAGGCAAAGCCCCCAGGAAGCAGCTGGCCACCAAGGCCGCCCGGAAGAGCGCCCCGGCCACCGGCGGAGTGAAGAAGCCTCACCGCTACAGGCCCGGTACCGTGGCTCTGAGGGAGATCCGCCGCTACCAGAAGTCCACGGAGCTGCTGATCCGCAAGCTGCCCTTCCAGCGGCTGGTGAGAGAAATCGCTCAGGACTTCAAGACCGACCTGCGCTTCCAGAGCTCCGCCGTCATGGCCCTGCAGGAGGCCAGCGAGGCTTACCTGGTGGGGCTGTTCGAGGACACCAACCTGTGCGCCATCCACgccaagagggtcaccatcatgCCCAAAGACATCCAGCTGGCCCGCCGCATCCGCGGGGAGAGAGCTTAGACCGTCTCCCCTGCAACCACAACGGCTCTTTTAAGAGCCACCAACATCACCACTAAAGAGCTGCTTCCAGCAATCTCATTACTGTAAAAGTTGATACATTGTCACTAAGCAGAACATGATTCCCGCAATTAATAGTTTATCTCCTCTTCCACTAATTATTCAACATCTAATATGAGCAGTATAagatcttaaaggtattgtgacatcatttttaacatgcttttaacactattaaaagtcttggccaacatccctcaaatgtgtctaaaagagtgtaacaagaaaaacttcactcttagtactccattcctggctttttattacagtgtttttttgcgccgtgaaaaatgcttccttttgcccctttcctgtcaatcattgctccgctcctcctccaaacctcctcctcctccagccatacgctcacagcggcgtcggagcgacaggcgaagcatgcacggaaaagcagcacggcgaaccacagcaaacaatcataaaaataaaggcatgcaagcagcagtgtcaccttatcttaagtccagtcagtggccgcgggtcttcttagcagttttcctccggtgattagaacaaaggaggctctaaacagctccatgttaagcctgatttatggttccgcgttaaatcgacgcagagtacgccgtagggttcagcgtacggtgcgcgtcgccgcgtaaccctacgccgtaggctctgcgtcggtgtaacgcggaaccataaatcagcctttatggtgcactggagaggagaggagacagggagctgggtggagggggcggtgatttagcggatcgttacgtaacgatccgccaccaaaccacatgcgccgtttttgcatagttatgcggaaaatcccagaaagcacacaatacactgaatgttaaaagttcgttgttttttgggtgtaattgatgtcaagacacccaacaaaacacaaaaaatcaagaaaaatgtgtttttcatgtcacaatccctttaaacatACCCTAGTATAGTTAATTTTTATAACCTGTATTCCCTGCATCTTCCATCTTTCAGCCCTTTGGAAATTTCctctctgggggactattaaaggatttcgtATCTTATCTttgttttacatatttatgtAACAAAAGACATTTTCAAGTTTTAAATTATGTAAATTTCACATGAAAGAAATATCAGAATCATAAAAAATTTACATTCATTTGAGTTTAGTGGAATTTATTAATAATTGGAGGATGAACAATagtgaaaaacattttcatgtttATATTTATCCATTTTTATACCATTCCATCTTTCCgaaacctttttcttttcccctcTACACACATGTACTAATCCAGTAGGTTTCCACTGCTGTACTCTGACATTTGggttaaataaacttttttttttttaaccaaaacatttaaaaag
Proteins encoded in this window:
- the LOC133443681 gene encoding histone H3 translates to MARTKQTARKSTGGKAPRKQLATKAARKSAPATGGVKKPHRYRPGTVALREIRRYQKSTELLIRKLPFQRLVREIAQDFKTDLRFQSSAVMALQEASEAYLVGLFEDTNLCAIHAKRVTIMPKDIQLARRIRGERA